GTGAAGAAGAGCGTCAGCGGGATGCCGAACCCCAACGTCGTGGCCCATCCCGTCAGGGCCAGCCAGTTCTTACGGGTCCGTAGAATGTTCAGTCGGGAGAAGAACTCCGAGAAGATTTCCCGAGGGGTCGGCACATGGAGCGCGCCGTTCTTTTCGTAGCCGTAACTCGGAGGGTCGAGGATGCGATCCAGAAATGACATGAAGTCCTGAGCAGGCTGCCGGACGCGTGGGAAAGCGGGAGTGTCTCATGGAACTCCGGCGGCCGTGCCAGGTGTCACCCGATATTTGATTTCGAGGGGCAGGCGAGGAGCGTCACGGGGAGGAGACGCGCTCCCCGGCATCGTGAAACGCGCCGGGGGCCCCTCCTCATCCTGCCGGTCCGCGGTGACTCAGCCTCTTGCCTGGCGCGCGGCAGCCAGTGAGGGGTGGCCTCACCGGCTGCCCTCGGTCCGGTACGCAGCGCTTGCCTGCTGGTCCGCGTCACGCGCCAGAACAAGGTTGCGTCCGCACGGTACGCCCGAGCCCGGCGCTAGCGCTGGCGGATGCGGATGACGTTGAGCTTGTTGTTCGCGGCGCCCTGTGCACTGCGCACGGTGAGTCGGCCGTCGGACACCGCCACCACGCCCGAGCCGTGGGTGAAGCCCTGTCCCGAGGGCACACCGCTCAGCACCACGGAGTCCTCCACCTGGATGCGGTACGCGCCGTTGCGCGTGCTCGGATCTCCGGCCATCAGGTCGACCTCGTAGACGCCATTGGGGACGGCGATTTCCCAGACGCGGTCGCCGCCCTGCTGCATCCGCGCGTGGCGCTGCGCGAGGATGTCGACGTCGAAGCCCACGTCCACCATGTTGGCCGTGTTGTCCACGTTCCAGCCATAGGTGAAGCCGTGGGCCCGGCTCCCGTACACCTGTCCGAAGTCGGGGAGCATTCCGTAGATCTCCACGGGCGAGGCCGAGGCGGGCTGGAACTGGATGTCCACCACGAGCTTGCGCGTCACCTCCACGAAGGCCAGCTTGTTGTTCACCGCGAAGCTGTCGTTGCGGACGGTCAGCCGGCCGTCGTTCACGTCGACGGTGGTCACCGCCTCCACGAAGCGCTTGTCGGTGGTGGGGGTGCCCTTGAGCACGTGGCCGTAGTACTCGACGCTGAAGATGTAATCGCTGTCGAAGAAGCCCGCGTCACCGGCCACCAGCCGGACCTGGTAGTGGCCATTGGGGACGGCGAGCTCCCAGGTGAAGTCTCCGCCGTTCTGCGTGCGGATGAGCGTGTCATAGGCCTGGGAGGGCGTGTTCGCGTCGTCGCGGTCGCGCGTGTTGGCGGTGTTGTCCGCGCTCCAGCCATACGTGTAGCCATTGCCCCGGCTGCCGTACACCTGCCCCGAGTCCACCACGAAGCCCGCGGGGACCTGGGCCTGGGCGGGCTGGAAGTTCACCCGGACCTGGAAGGGCGCGAAGGGGGAGAAGGGCACGGACTGCGCCACGGCCGGGGCACCGAGCAACATCAGTCCGCCCAGGGACGTCAGGTGCAGTGCCTTCGAGAGTGATGTCTTCACGATGTGGACCTCGGGGTGGGGGGACCGCGCCACGGCGGGCCGCGTGTTGCGGCCACCGCTAGCATGTCCCTCCCGCATCGCCGCAAGCCACACATCGACCCGGCATGCCACGCACGCGGCAGCGCATAATTCTGCCGCGAGGATGGATGGATACCCGCTGCGCGAGTGCCCTATCGGACTGTCTGCCTGGCCCCTTGCAAGACCTTGTACACGGCGGCGTGCTCCTCGGCGCCAAGCCCCGCGTCGATGGCCTGGCGGAAGATGCCGGCGACGAAGCGGGGCACCGCATCGCTGATGCCATCCTCCTGCGACAGTTGCACCAGCCGGGTGATGTCGTTGCCCGCGGTCTCCAGCGTGCTCTCGGGGTTGGCGTAGCCCGCCGTCTGGAGCACCTTCGCCATGTGGCGGGCGTCCTGGCCCAGACCGGGAGCGAGCGCGTGCAGCGTCTCGCCGAAGTCCGTCACGTCCAGCCCCTCGGCGCGGCAGACGTGCGCGCCATGGGCGAAGCCAATCCAGTGCGTGGCCAGATACGTCAGCACCGCCGAGAACATCGCGCAGGCGGCGCCTATCGCCTCGCCCATGTTCGTGAGCGTGCCGCCCAGGGCACGCAGGACGCTTTCATGTCGGCGCAGCACGTCGCCAGGGCCGGAGAGCACGATGGCGGCTTCCTCGGTGCCAATCTGTCGGGGCCAGGCGAGGACGGCCCCGCAGAGCAGGTCGATGCCCCGTCCGCGCGCCCAGGTCTCCAGGTCGCGAGCCTCCTGGGGTGTACCGGAGCTGAGCTGCACCAACGTGCGTCCCGACAAGGCCGAGGTCACCTCCGGCACGTCGAGGATGGCGCGGGCGGAGGGATGGTCGGACACGCACACCACCACCAGCGGACTGGCTGCGACGGCCGCCGCCGCGCTGGGGACCAAGACGGCTCCGGCTTGTCGCAGGGGCTCGGCGCGGCTCACGGTGCGGTTCCAGACCGTCACCCGATGCCCTGCTCGTAGAAAGGCTCCCGCGAGTGCCGAGCCCATCTTGCCCAGACCAATGACGGTCACGTCGCCGCGTGTATTGCTCATGTTCGCTGTCCCTGGATGCGCTACGCTGGAGTGCGTGCGTCTGTTATTCGGATGAATCGCGGCGCGGGACAAGTACTTACAAAATGGTAAGTGCCGGATGAGGAGGAGACAGGAGCATGGCGAGAAAGCAGCGCGCCGTGGATTGTGGGCTCGGCACGGCGTTGACGGTCATCGGCGGCAAGTGGAAGCCGACCATCGTGTGGGAGCTGCACCTGGGGCCCACGCGCTTCGGCGCGCTGAGGCGCCGGGTGCTCGGCATCAGCGAGAAGATCCTCTTCGAGCAGCTCCGGGAGCTGGAGGCCGACGGCGTGGTGGCGCGCGAGGTGTTCGACTCGGTGCCGCCCAAGGTGGAGTATTCACTCACGCCGGCGGGTGTCGCGCTCAATGATGCCGTGCACGCCCTGGCGGAGTGGGGGCGCAATCATGCGGCCGTGGGAATGGCTGGGACGCTGGGACATGGGTGAGGGCAGGGTGAGAAAGCAAGCCGCCGCGGACTGCGGTCTCGGTGTGGCGCTGGGCTTCATCGGTGGCAAGTGGAAGTCGGCCATCCTGTGCGAGCTGCACGCGGGGCCGGTGCGCTTCGGCGAGCTGCGGCGCCGGGTGCGTGGTGTCAGCGAGAAGGTCCTGTTCGAGCAGCTTCGGGAGCTGGAGGCCGCTGGCGTCATCGGCCGCGCGGTGTTCGACTCGGTGCCGCCCAGGGTGGAGTATTCACTCACGCCCACGGGCCTCATGCTCGCCCAGGCCGCTCACACCCTGGCGGAGTGGGGATTGCGGTACGCGGCCCAGACGTCAGCCGAGCCGCGCTGACGACGCCTCCGGTCCGATTCGATTGAAGGCGGGAGGGCCCGCTCGCATATTGGGGGCGGACTCCACACAGGTGAATCATGGGACAGAGCGCTGAACCCTCGAACACTCCGCCGTTGGTCCTGACGAACCCGAAGGGGTTGTTCGACCCGGCGCCCTACGGCTTCTCACACGTGGCGCAGGTGGCGGCCGGCACCCGCCTCATCTATCTGGCGGGGCAGGGCGGCGAGCGTGAGGACGGCGCGCTGGAGCCCGACTTCCGCCTCCAGGTGAGACAGGCGCTCCAGAATGTCCGCACGGCGCTGGCGTCGGTGGGGGCGGGCGTCGGCGACGTCGCCAAGCTCACGATGCTCGTGGTGGACCACACGCAGGAGAAGCTCCGCATCATCGGTCCCGAGCTGGACGCGGCCTGGGGCGGCGGCATGAAGCCTACCTGCACGCTGATTCCCGTGCCCCGGCTGGCCTTGGATGGAATGCTTTTCGAGGTGGAGGCGGTCGCCGTCCTGCGGACCTGAAGCGTGTATCCAACGGGGGAGATGACATGAGGCTCTACGACGAACTGGCCGACTGGTGGCCGCTGGTGTCTCCCCCTTCCGAGTACGTCGAGG
This genomic stretch from Myxococcus fulvus harbors:
- a CDS encoding winged helix-turn-helix transcriptional regulator, which codes for MARKQRAVDCGLGTALTVIGGKWKPTIVWELHLGPTRFGALRRRVLGISEKILFEQLRELEADGVVAREVFDSVPPKVEYSLTPAGVALNDAVHALAEWGRNHAAVGMAGTLGHG
- a CDS encoding winged helix-turn-helix transcriptional regulator, with the translated sequence MRKQAAADCGLGVALGFIGGKWKSAILCELHAGPVRFGELRRRVRGVSEKVLFEQLRELEAAGVIGRAVFDSVPPRVEYSLTPTGLMLAQAAHTLAEWGLRYAAQTSAEPR
- a CDS encoding NAD(P)-dependent oxidoreductase, encoding MSNTRGDVTVIGLGKMGSALAGAFLRAGHRVTVWNRTVSRAEPLRQAGAVLVPSAAAAVAASPLVVVCVSDHPSARAILDVPEVTSALSGRTLVQLSSGTPQEARDLETWARGRGIDLLCGAVLAWPRQIGTEEAAIVLSGPGDVLRRHESVLRALGGTLTNMGEAIGAACAMFSAVLTYLATHWIGFAHGAHVCRAEGLDVTDFGETLHALAPGLGQDARHMAKVLQTAGYANPESTLETAGNDITRLVQLSQEDGISDAVPRFVAGIFRQAIDAGLGAEEHAAVYKVLQGARQTVR
- a CDS encoding RidA family protein, giving the protein MGQSAEPSNTPPLVLTNPKGLFDPAPYGFSHVAQVAAGTRLIYLAGQGGEREDGALEPDFRLQVRQALQNVRTALASVGAGVGDVAKLTMLVVDHTQEKLRIIGPELDAAWGGGMKPTCTLIPVPRLALDGMLFEVEAVAVLRT